One window of Hymenobacter sp. BRD128 genomic DNA carries:
- a CDS encoding DUF4295 domain-containing protein: MAKKVVATLKTATGKDWAKVIRAVKSEKTGAYTFKEEMVPVDKVQDVLAGK, encoded by the coding sequence ATGGCTAAGAAAGTAGTAGCAACGCTGAAAACCGCCACCGGCAAAGACTGGGCGAAAGTTATTCGCGCCGTAAAATCAGAGAAAACCGGCGCCTATACCTTTAAGGAGGAAATGGTGCCCGTAGATAAGGTCCAAGACGTGCTGGCTGGCAAGTAA
- the rpmG gene encoding 50S ribosomal protein L33: protein MAKKGNRVQVIMECTEHKNSGMPGTSRYITTKNRKNTPERIELKKFNPILRKMTVHKEIK, encoded by the coding sequence ATGGCCAAGAAAGGAAACCGGGTGCAGGTTATCATGGAGTGCACCGAGCATAAAAACTCGGGTATGCCGGGCACCTCGCGCTACATCACCACCAAGAACCGTAAGAACACCCCCGAGCGTATCGAGCTGAAGAAATTCAACCCGATTCTGCGTAAAATGACTGTTCACAAGGAAATTAAATAA
- the rpmB gene encoding 50S ribosomal protein L28 gives MARVCDLTGKRTRVGNNVSHANNKTKRKFYPNLQKKRFYIPEQDAWVTLRVAASTIRTINKNGIMATLKKSKEQGFIVY, from the coding sequence ATGGCCCGAGTTTGTGATTTGACCGGCAAGCGTACCCGCGTAGGCAACAACGTATCGCACGCCAACAACAAAACCAAGCGTAAGTTCTACCCTAACCTGCAGAAAAAGCGCTTCTACATCCCCGAGCAAGACGCCTGGGTAACGCTGCGCGTAGCCGCTTCGACCATCCGCACCATCAACAAGAATGGCATTATGGCCACCTTGAAGAAGTCCAAGGAGCAAGGCTTTATCGTTTATTAA
- a CDS encoding DUF5522 domain-containing protein gives MPAPQPQPLQPGDFYYTPEGYLVFTEQYHRRRGTCCGSGCRHCPWKKPKSV, from the coding sequence ATGCCCGCTCCCCAGCCCCAGCCGCTTCAGCCCGGCGACTTCTACTACACGCCCGAGGGCTACCTCGTCTTCACCGAGCAGTACCACCGGCGCCGGGGCACTTGCTGCGGCAGCGGCTGCCGCCATTGCCCCTGGAAGAAACCAAAGTCAGTCTAG
- the rocD gene encoding ornithine--oxo-acid transaminase, translated as MQLEDQYGAHNYHPLPVVLSRGRGVHLWDVAGRQYFDFLSAYSAVNQGHCHPRIIGALTEQAQKLTLTSRAFFNDRLGAAEQQLCELFGYDKALLMNSGAEAVETALKLARKWGYQEKGIAPNQARIVVAEHNFHGRTTGIISFSTDGDSTGGFGPFVPGYQVVPYDDLAALAEALADPHVCGYLVEPIQGEAGVVVPSEGYLAGAASLCRQHKVLLLTDEIQTGLGRTGKLLATDYEGVRGDILILGKALSGGVLPVSAVLANDEIMLTIQPGQHGSTFGGNPLACAVLQAALDVLLDEKLADNAFRLGEIFREEMRQVQRECPDTVDLVRGRGLLNAVVINPSADGRTAWDVCVSLMERGVLAKPTHGDIIRFAPPLVITEAELREACALIADVIRAF; from the coding sequence ATGCAGCTCGAAGACCAGTACGGTGCCCACAACTATCACCCGCTGCCCGTGGTGCTGAGCCGGGGCCGGGGCGTGCACCTGTGGGATGTGGCTGGCCGGCAGTATTTTGACTTCCTCTCGGCTTATTCGGCTGTTAACCAAGGTCATTGCCACCCGCGCATTATTGGCGCGCTCACCGAGCAGGCGCAGAAGCTCACGCTCACCTCGCGGGCTTTTTTCAACGACCGGCTAGGGGCGGCCGAGCAGCAGCTCTGCGAGCTGTTCGGCTACGATAAGGCCTTGTTAATGAACTCGGGCGCCGAGGCGGTCGAAACCGCCCTCAAGCTGGCCCGCAAGTGGGGCTACCAAGAGAAAGGCATTGCGCCCAACCAGGCGCGCATCGTGGTGGCCGAGCACAACTTCCACGGGCGCACCACGGGCATTATTTCCTTCAGCACCGATGGCGACAGCACGGGCGGCTTCGGGCCCTTCGTGCCGGGCTACCAGGTAGTACCCTACGACGACCTGGCGGCCCTGGCCGAGGCCCTGGCCGACCCGCACGTGTGCGGCTATCTGGTTGAGCCTATTCAGGGCGAGGCCGGCGTGGTGGTGCCGAGCGAGGGCTACCTGGCCGGCGCGGCGTCGCTGTGCCGCCAGCATAAGGTGCTGTTGCTCACCGATGAAATACAGACCGGGCTGGGCCGCACCGGCAAGCTGCTGGCCACCGACTACGAAGGTGTGCGCGGCGACATCCTCATCCTGGGCAAGGCCCTGAGCGGCGGCGTGCTGCCGGTGTCGGCGGTGCTGGCCAACGATGAGATTATGCTCACCATTCAGCCGGGGCAGCACGGCTCTACCTTCGGCGGCAACCCGCTGGCCTGCGCCGTGCTGCAGGCCGCGCTCGATGTGCTGCTCGACGAAAAACTGGCCGACAATGCCTTCCGGCTGGGCGAGATTTTCCGCGAAGAGATGCGCCAGGTGCAGCGCGAATGCCCCGACACGGTAGACCTGGTGCGCGGCCGGGGCCTGCTCAACGCCGTGGTTATCAACCCGAGCGCAGACGGCCGCACGGCCTGGGACGTGTGCGTGAGCCTGATGGAGCGCGGGGTATTGGCCAAGCCCACGCACGGCGATATTATCCGCTTTGCGCCGCCGCTGGTCATTACCGAAGCCGAATTGCGCGAGGCCTGCGCCCTTATTGCCGACGTTATCCGGGCTTTTTGA
- the hemB gene encoding porphobilinogen synthase has product MIPTHRPRRNRKSQVIRDMVQETRLTAHDFIYPVFVVEGQNQRLEVKSMPGVYRYSADRIIDEIGAAVELGIHSFAPFPGLSDAVKDPLARESTNMDGLYLKTVADIKRQFPDVVIMTDVAMDPYSSDGHDGVVNQETGEILNDASLEVLGQMALAQARAGADIIGPSDMMDGRVAWIRDVLDRNAFSHVSIMSYTAKYASAFYGPFRDALDSAPKKGDKKSYQMNPANRLEALRELALDEAEGADMVMIKPALSYLDIIREVKNSTNLPVTAYNVSGEYALIKAAAQNGWVDGEKTMMEVLMSIKRAGADAILTYFAKDAAALLRRG; this is encoded by the coding sequence ATGATTCCAACTCACCGCCCCCGCCGAAATCGTAAGTCGCAGGTAATCCGCGACATGGTGCAGGAAACACGCCTCACCGCCCACGATTTTATTTACCCGGTTTTTGTAGTCGAAGGCCAGAACCAGCGCCTCGAAGTGAAGTCGATGCCCGGCGTATACCGCTACTCGGCCGACCGTATTATCGACGAAATCGGGGCCGCCGTGGAGTTGGGTATTCACTCATTTGCGCCATTTCCGGGCCTTTCCGACGCGGTGAAAGACCCGCTGGCCCGCGAATCGACCAACATGGACGGTCTGTACCTCAAGACGGTGGCCGACATCAAGCGCCAGTTTCCGGACGTGGTAATTATGACCGACGTGGCAATGGACCCCTACTCCAGCGACGGCCACGACGGCGTAGTGAACCAGGAAACGGGCGAAATCCTAAATGATGCCTCGCTTGAAGTGCTGGGCCAGATGGCCCTGGCCCAGGCCCGCGCCGGCGCCGATATCATCGGGCCCAGCGACATGATGGACGGCCGCGTGGCCTGGATTCGGGACGTGCTCGACCGCAACGCGTTTTCGCACGTCAGCATCATGAGCTACACTGCCAAGTACGCGTCGGCCTTCTACGGGCCGTTCCGCGACGCGCTCGACTCGGCGCCCAAAAAAGGCGATAAAAAAAGCTACCAGATGAACCCCGCCAACCGCCTCGAAGCCCTGCGCGAGCTAGCCCTCGACGAAGCCGAAGGCGCTGACATGGTGATGATTAAGCCCGCCCTGAGCTACCTCGACATTATTCGGGAAGTAAAAAACAGCACCAACCTACCCGTGACGGCCTACAACGTGAGCGGCGAGTACGCCCTCATCAAAGCGGCCGCCCAGAACGGCTGGGTCGATGGCGAAAAAACCATGATGGAGGTGCTGATGAGCATCAAGCGCGCCGGCGCCGACGCCATCCTCACGTACTTCGCCAAGGACGCGGCCGCCTTGCTGCGGCGCGGCTAG
- a CDS encoding GNAT family N-acetyltransferase, with protein MTHDLTIRRATAADLPAIVALVRAVVPLMNASGNLQWTSDYPNEVVFRQDIERRHLWVAERLGEIEGVAALTQDQDPEYADADWDATEPALVTHRLAVAPAAQGRGVAAALLRQAEHEASQLGLRTLRIDTNSENVATQRLFPKLGYRFAGEIKLAFRPGLRFFCYEKRLG; from the coding sequence ATGACGCACGACCTGACTATTCGCCGCGCCACGGCGGCCGACCTGCCGGCCATTGTGGCGCTGGTGCGCGCCGTGGTGCCCCTGATGAATGCCAGCGGCAACCTGCAGTGGACCAGCGACTACCCTAACGAAGTTGTTTTTCGGCAGGACATTGAGCGCCGGCACTTGTGGGTGGCCGAGCGCCTAGGCGAAATAGAAGGCGTGGCCGCCCTCACCCAGGACCAGGACCCCGAATACGCCGATGCCGACTGGGACGCCACCGAGCCGGCCCTCGTGACGCATCGGCTGGCGGTGGCGCCCGCTGCCCAGGGCCGGGGCGTGGCCGCCGCCCTGCTGCGCCAGGCCGAGCACGAGGCTAGCCAGCTCGGCCTGCGCACGCTGCGCATCGATACCAATTCGGAGAATGTGGCCACGCAGCGGCTGTTTCCGAAGCTAGGCTACCGCTTTGCGGGTGAGATAAAGCTGGCGTTTCGACCGGGACTGCGGTTCTTTTGCTACGAGAAACGGCTAGGGTAG
- a CDS encoding DUF92 domain-containing protein — translation MTDLLRLGLVVALLGLGMAYSVRAGKLTTAAVWTGGGLGVLIYLGSGFTGLALLALFFGLGTAASGWRVADKRRLGLAEENRGRRTAGQVVANAGVAGALGLWAWQWPLHAPLARLMLAGSFAAATADTLASELGNVYGRRYYNVLTLRPDTRGLNGVVSLEGTALGLAGTAVLAAGYCLGAGWGPAFGWLLMAGTAGNLADSVLGATLERRGYLGNNAVNFLNTLTGASVAGALAHWLR, via the coding sequence ATGACTGACTTGCTTCGCCTCGGTCTGGTAGTGGCGCTGCTCGGCCTGGGTATGGCCTATAGCGTGCGGGCGGGCAAGCTAACCACAGCCGCCGTGTGGACGGGCGGTGGGCTGGGGGTCCTTATTTATTTGGGCAGCGGCTTTACTGGCCTGGCGCTGCTAGCTCTCTTTTTTGGCCTAGGTACTGCGGCCTCCGGCTGGCGCGTGGCCGATAAGCGCCGCTTGGGGCTAGCCGAAGAAAACCGGGGCCGCCGCACGGCCGGCCAGGTGGTAGCCAATGCTGGTGTGGCGGGCGCACTGGGCCTGTGGGCCTGGCAATGGCCACTCCACGCCCCGCTAGCTCGCCTGATGCTGGCCGGCAGCTTTGCCGCCGCCACTGCCGACACGCTGGCCTCGGAGTTGGGCAACGTGTACGGCCGCCGCTACTACAACGTCCTCACGCTGCGGCCCGATACGCGCGGCCTCAACGGCGTGGTGAGCCTGGAAGGCACCGCCCTGGGGCTAGCCGGCACCGCCGTGCTGGCGGCCGGCTACTGCCTGGGCGCGGGCTGGGGACCGGCGTTTGGGTGGCTGCTGATGGCCGGCACGGCCGGCAACCTGGCCGATTCGGTGCTGGGGGCCACGCTGGAACGGCGCGGCTACTTAGGCAACAATGCGGTCAATTTTCTTAACACACTCACGGGTGCTAGTGTAGCGGGCGCCCTAGCGCACTGGTTGCGCTAG
- a CDS encoding SDR family oxidoreductase, producing the protein MTAQALTGFLTNKRVVVLGGSAGIGLATAQAAAAEGAEVLLVSSNQARIDTALQTLPASAQGHALDLTDEAQLQGFFAQCGDFDHLIFTAGDALLLAELATTELAAVRRAFELRYFGALAAVKYAQPLLRPGGSVVLTTGIASRRPSKGWAVGASICGAMDALTRALAVELAPIRVNAVSPGIVKTDLWASLPESERAAMYTHFAQQLPVGRVGEATDIAQTYLYLLRQPFGTGQIIVVDGGGVLV; encoded by the coding sequence ATGACCGCACAAGCTCTCACCGGATTTCTAACCAATAAGCGCGTAGTAGTACTGGGCGGCAGCGCTGGCATTGGGCTGGCTACTGCCCAGGCTGCCGCTGCTGAAGGCGCTGAGGTACTCCTTGTTTCGAGCAACCAAGCCCGTATCGACACCGCGCTGCAGACGCTGCCCGCCAGCGCCCAAGGCCACGCCCTCGACCTTACCGATGAGGCGCAGCTGCAAGGCTTTTTCGCGCAGTGCGGCGATTTTGACCACCTTATATTTACGGCCGGTGACGCCCTGCTCCTAGCCGAGCTAGCCACTACTGAGCTGGCTGCCGTACGGCGGGCATTTGAGCTGCGCTATTTCGGCGCGCTCGCCGCCGTGAAATACGCGCAGCCCCTGCTGCGGCCGGGGGGCTCGGTTGTGCTCACCACCGGCATCGCCAGTCGGCGCCCTAGCAAGGGCTGGGCCGTCGGGGCTAGTATTTGCGGGGCAATGGATGCGCTCACGCGCGCGTTGGCTGTTGAGCTAGCTCCTATTCGGGTTAATGCCGTGTCGCCGGGTATCGTCAAAACGGACCTTTGGGCCTCCCTACCTGAAAGCGAGCGCGCCGCCATGTACACCCATTTTGCTCAGCAGCTGCCGGTTGGTCGCGTAGGCGAGGCCACCGACATTGCACAAACCTACCTCTACCTGCTGCGCCAGCCTTTCGGCACGGGCCAAATCATTGTGGTCGATGGCGGCGGCGTGCTAGTGTAG
- a CDS encoding Crp/Fnr family transcriptional regulator, whose amino-acid sequence MSSSLIEYLQRFSPIPAADRSLIDAAWTVRALAEGEPLVVAGQVCRELFFIEEGVVRIVVPQATGKQVTHFFLKEGQFCTILASFTTQQPATEGIQAACAGRVLAISRARLEELYQQLPYLQGLLMQLIQQGLLDKIAMRRAYLGQNSTTRYQQFLLRQPEVARRVSLTDVASYLGITLQSLSRLRKNLR is encoded by the coding sequence ATGTCCTCCTCCCTCATCGAGTATCTACAGCGTTTTAGCCCCATTCCCGCCGCCGACCGCTCGCTCATTGACGCCGCGTGGACCGTGCGAGCGCTAGCCGAAGGCGAGCCGTTAGTAGTGGCCGGCCAGGTGTGCCGGGAGTTGTTTTTTATTGAAGAGGGTGTAGTACGGATTGTGGTGCCGCAGGCTACTGGTAAGCAGGTGACGCATTTTTTTTTGAAGGAGGGGCAGTTTTGCACCATTTTGGCCAGCTTTACCACGCAGCAGCCGGCCACCGAAGGCATACAGGCAGCTTGTGCCGGGCGGGTGCTGGCCATTAGTCGGGCGCGCCTAGAGGAGCTGTACCAGCAGCTGCCGTATCTGCAAGGGCTGCTGATGCAGCTTATTCAGCAGGGCCTACTCGATAAAATCGCGATGCGCCGGGCGTACCTCGGGCAGAATTCGACCACGCGCTACCAGCAGTTTCTGTTGCGGCAGCCCGAAGTGGCCCGGCGCGTGTCTTTGACCGATGTGGCTTCTTACCTGGGTATCACCTTGCAATCGCTCAGCCGCCTGCGCAAAAACCTGCGCTAG
- a CDS encoding APC family permease: protein MSQPTLQRRLGLVQATALNMIDMVGIGPFVTLPLVMGFMGPNFLLAWLVGAALAAVDGLIWSELGAAYPEAGGSYRFLKLAYGEQKWGRYMSFLYVWQTLIQSPLVLASGAIGFAQYFSYLVPLPQWWQPKLVAGSVVLLLIALLYRRIEDIGKLGVALWVGVLSLMGWLIFGGLTHPNHPVAWLPAGGVGKLPALLLSVAMGQAAVKTIYSYLGYYNVCHLGAEIIKPERVIPRSIFLSILGIAALYLLLNWSVGTVIPWQEVQSWQAGAGDKSQFIISVFMERLYGHGAATVATGMVLLVAFASLFAVLLGYSRIPYAAAADGEFLPVFGKLHPTKQFPYVSLLLLGGVGFVFSLLFRLGEVISAILAMRILVQFVGQAVGLVLLRRRRGTASLPFKMPLYPLPVIVAVIVWLAVFAGIAPAEVSWGGLHFKLYFQFAALGMMALGTLAFLLWSRRQAKWPFAARRAV, encoded by the coding sequence ATGTCGCAGCCTACTCTGCAACGCCGCCTGGGCCTGGTGCAAGCCACCGCCCTCAACATGATTGACATGGTGGGCATTGGCCCGTTTGTCACGCTGCCGCTCGTGATGGGTTTTATGGGCCCCAACTTCTTGCTGGCCTGGCTGGTGGGGGCGGCGCTGGCCGCCGTCGATGGCCTCATCTGGAGCGAGCTGGGTGCGGCTTACCCCGAGGCGGGCGGCTCGTACCGCTTTCTCAAGCTGGCCTACGGCGAGCAGAAATGGGGGCGCTACATGTCGTTTCTCTACGTGTGGCAAACCCTGATTCAATCGCCACTGGTGCTGGCTTCGGGCGCTATTGGTTTTGCACAGTATTTCAGCTACTTGGTGCCGCTGCCGCAGTGGTGGCAGCCTAAGCTGGTGGCGGGCTCGGTCGTTCTGTTACTGATTGCGTTGCTGTATCGCCGCATCGAGGACATTGGCAAGCTGGGCGTGGCGCTGTGGGTAGGCGTGCTGAGCCTTATGGGCTGGCTGATTTTCGGCGGGCTTACCCACCCCAACCACCCGGTGGCCTGGCTGCCGGCCGGCGGCGTGGGCAAGCTGCCCGCCCTGCTGCTGAGCGTAGCGATGGGCCAGGCGGCCGTCAAAACCATTTATTCTTACCTCGGCTACTACAACGTGTGCCACCTGGGTGCCGAGATTATTAAGCCTGAGCGCGTCATTCCGCGCAGCATTTTTCTGAGTATTCTGGGCATCGCGGCGCTGTACCTATTGCTGAATTGGAGCGTGGGCACCGTCATTCCGTGGCAGGAGGTGCAGAGCTGGCAGGCCGGCGCCGGCGACAAGTCGCAGTTCATTATCAGCGTATTTATGGAGCGGCTCTATGGCCACGGGGCAGCTACCGTGGCCACGGGCATGGTACTGCTGGTGGCGTTCGCGTCGCTCTTCGCGGTGCTGCTCGGCTACTCACGCATCCCCTACGCGGCGGCGGCCGATGGCGAGTTTCTGCCCGTGTTTGGCAAGCTGCACCCCACCAAGCAGTTTCCCTACGTGTCGCTGCTGCTGCTAGGCGGCGTAGGCTTCGTGTTCAGCCTGTTGTTTCGGCTAGGGGAGGTGATTTCGGCCATCCTGGCCATGCGCATCTTGGTGCAGTTTGTGGGGCAGGCCGTGGGACTGGTGCTGCTGCGCCGCCGGCGCGGCACGGCCTCCTTGCCCTTCAAGATGCCGCTCTACCCGCTGCCCGTCATCGTAGCCGTTATCGTGTGGCTAGCCGTGTTTGCGGGCATCGCGCCGGCTGAGGTAAGCTGGGGCGGCCTGCATTTCAAGCTCTATTTTCAATTTGCGGCCCTAGGCATGATGGCGCTCGGCACCCTGGCTTTTCTGCTCTGGAGCCGGCGGCAGGCCAAGTGGCCGTTTGCAGCCCGGCGGGCGGTTTAA
- a CDS encoding DoxX family membrane protein: MAASPAAPVREPAGRRWLRYGLALLFVSAGLLHFVRPEPFLRIVPPVLPAPRLLVLLSGAAEVAGGLGLLLPATRRLAGWGLLALLVAVFPANVYMAGLAGRLGIPAWVLWARLPLQPLLMWVVWRAALRRG, from the coding sequence TTGGCCGCTAGCCCCGCCGCGCCGGTCCGGGAGCCCGCCGGTCGCCGCTGGCTGCGCTACGGGCTGGCGCTGCTCTTCGTGAGCGCGGGCCTGCTGCATTTCGTGCGGCCCGAGCCGTTTCTGCGCATCGTGCCGCCGGTGCTGCCCGCGCCCCGGCTGCTGGTGCTGCTGAGCGGCGCGGCCGAGGTAGCCGGCGGGCTGGGCCTGCTGCTGCCCGCCACCCGGCGCCTCGCCGGCTGGGGCCTGCTGGCGCTGCTGGTAGCCGTGTTTCCGGCCAATGTGTACATGGCGGGGCTAGCGGGCCGGCTGGGTATTCCGGCCTGGGTGCTGTGGGCGCGCCTGCCGTTGCAGCCGCTGCTCATGTGGGTGGTGTGGCGGGCGGCCCTGCGGCGGGGCTAG
- a CDS encoding phosphoheptose isomerase — protein sequence MPASDPQKQQLFQTIAERLSAQGFRVDRHDPSRPWGGFFVIDESQAQQFADAYFNGLDVARLRIAGQLSPKILLVAPHQRLSWQYHYRRAEIWQVVEGPVGVAISDTDEQTEVKSYQPGERIVLAQGERHRLVGLAGWGVIAEIWQHTDAANPSDEDDIVRVQDDFGR from the coding sequence ATGCCAGCTTCCGACCCGCAAAAACAGCAGCTTTTTCAAACTATTGCCGAGCGCCTCAGCGCCCAGGGCTTTCGCGTAGACCGCCACGACCCGAGCCGGCCCTGGGGCGGCTTTTTTGTCATTGACGAAAGCCAGGCACAGCAGTTTGCCGACGCGTATTTCAACGGCCTCGACGTGGCCAGGCTGCGCATCGCGGGCCAGCTCAGCCCCAAGATTTTGCTCGTGGCGCCGCACCAGCGCCTGAGTTGGCAGTACCACTACCGCCGCGCCGAAATCTGGCAGGTGGTGGAAGGCCCCGTGGGCGTGGCCATCAGCGACACCGACGAGCAAACCGAAGTGAAATCGTACCAGCCCGGCGAGCGCATCGTGCTGGCCCAGGGCGAGCGCCACCGCCTGGTAGGCCTGGCCGGCTGGGGCGTCATCGCCGAAATCTGGCAGCACACCGACGCCGCCAACCCCTCCGACGAAGACGATATCGTGCGGGTGCAGGACGACTTTGGCCGCTAG
- a CDS encoding PID-CTERM protein-sorting domain-containing protein, translated as MKNNFLLKPLAITAVGLLLLSAAQAQTPGSGGPTPQTPTAVPIDGGATLLLASGVALGLKKLRDRRRAR; from the coding sequence ATGAAAAATAATTTTCTCCTAAAGCCGCTGGCCATCACCGCCGTGGGCCTGCTGCTGCTATCCGCCGCCCAGGCCCAAACTCCCGGCTCGGGCGGCCCCACGCCCCAAACTCCCACTGCGGTGCCCATCGATGGGGGTGCCACGCTGCTGCTGGCCAGCGGTGTGGCGCTGGGCCTGAAAAAGCTGCGCGACCGCCGCCGGGCACGCTAG